In a single window of the Carassius gibelio isolate Cgi1373 ecotype wild population from Czech Republic chromosome A12, carGib1.2-hapl.c, whole genome shotgun sequence genome:
- the plaub gene encoding plasminogen activator, urokinase b isoform X1, translated as MTGVCLLRLILAVAALTVCRAQRRLSPSGLYEKSGTERNEPREMDLKSIYTEKIYTEDTERPLAAGDGLVCLNGGTSVLSPSGRHMLCFCPDGFSGSSCERDESVSCFDGMGLHYRGSVSKSESGRECLEWDPESVREFGAYPKNLGPGRHNHCRNPDYSSKPWCYVRTGSRIVKEDCDIPRCAKDHGWQCGQREERNMKVVGGALSAVERHPWMAAVFSRSARGRAFTCGGSLISPCWVLTAAHCFPDGTKTSLHKLSVFVGKNAINETDAQREQELRVSELFIHEHFDNTDGNYNNDIALLKIRSPDGRCAKESSSVKTVCIPEVHQSLSVGTSCEVTGYGREQEGLWYYSQYLREAKLKLLSQDVCSSKEYYGSMITDNMLCAGSPDWSADACKGDSGGPLVCHVRDRVFLFGVVSWGEGCSRQSRPGVYTKVSNYYNWILEKTGLLSLS; from the exons ATGACTGGGGTTTGCCTTCTGAGACTGATTCTAGCTGTAGCAGCTCTCACGGTTTGT AGAGCCCAGCGCAGACTCTCTCCCAGCGGTTTATATGAGAAATCAG gaaccgagagaaatgaaccaagagaaatggaCCTGAAGTCCATCTACACTGAAAAAatctacactgaagacacagagcgccctctcgcggctggagacg GTCTTGTGTGTCTGAATGGAGGGACGTCGGTCTTGTCTCCGTCGGGGCGTCACATGCTCTGTTTCTGTCCTGATGGCTTCAGCGGCTCCAGCTGTGAAAGAG ATGAATCTGTCTCCTGCTTTGACGGGATGGGTCTGCACTACAGAGGTAGCGTGTCCAAATCAGAGAGTGGGCGGGAATGTCTGGAATGGGATCCAGAGAGTGTGCGGGAATTTGGAGCCTATCCCAAGAATCTTGGCCCGGGACGACACAACCACTGCAG AAACCCAGACTACAGCAGCAAACCGTGGTGTTACGTACGGACCGGGTCTAGAATCGTGAAAGAGGACTGCGATATTCCACGATGTGCAAAAGATCACG GCTGGCAGTGTGGCCAGAGGGAGGAGCGGAACATGAAGGTTGTGGGCGGGGCTCTGAGCGCCGTGGAGCGTCACCCGTGGATGGCGGCGGTGTTCAGCAGGAGCGCGCGCGGGAGAGCGTTCACCTGCGGCGGGAGTCTCATCTCGCCCTGCTGGGTCCTCACGGCCGCGCACTGCTTCCCCGACGG CACGAAGACTAGCCTCCATAAACTCTCAGTATTTGTGGGGAAGAACGCCATCAATGAGACGGATGCTCAGAGAGAGCAGGAGCTCAGGGTCTCCGAGCTCTTCATCCATGAACACTTCGACAACACAGACGGCAACTACAACAACGACATCG CGCTGTTGAAGATCCGCAGTCCTGACGGTCGCTGTGCGAAAGAGTCCAGTTCAGTCAAGACGGTCTGCATCCCTGAGGTGCATCAGTCACTCAGTGTTGGGACGTCCTGTGAGGTCACTGGATACGGCAGAGAACAAGAAG gtttGTGGTATTACTCTCAGTATCTCAGAGAAGCAAAGCTCAAGCTGCTGTCCCAGGACGTGTGTTCGAGTAAAGAATATTATGGCAGCATGATCACAGACAACATGTTGTGTGCCGGGAGTCCTGACTGGAGCGCGGACGCGTGTAAG GGTGACTCCGGCGGGCCGCTGGTGTGTCATGTGCGTGACCGTGTGTTTCTGTTCGGTGTGGTGAGTTGGGGAGAGGGATGTTCCAGACAGTCCCGTCCTGGAGTTTATACTAAAGTCAGCAACTATTACAACTGGATCCTGGAGAAAACCGGCCTGCTGTCACTCAGCTGA
- the plaub gene encoding plasminogen activator, urokinase b isoform X2, with the protein MTGVCLLRLILAVAALTVCRAQRRLSPSGLYEKSGLVCLNGGTSVLSPSGRHMLCFCPDGFSGSSCERDESVSCFDGMGLHYRGSVSKSESGRECLEWDPESVREFGAYPKNLGPGRHNHCRNPDYSSKPWCYVRTGSRIVKEDCDIPRCAKDHGWQCGQREERNMKVVGGALSAVERHPWMAAVFSRSARGRAFTCGGSLISPCWVLTAAHCFPDGTKTSLHKLSVFVGKNAINETDAQREQELRVSELFIHEHFDNTDGNYNNDIALLKIRSPDGRCAKESSSVKTVCIPEVHQSLSVGTSCEVTGYGREQEGLWYYSQYLREAKLKLLSQDVCSSKEYYGSMITDNMLCAGSPDWSADACKGDSGGPLVCHVRDRVFLFGVVSWGEGCSRQSRPGVYTKVSNYYNWILEKTGLLSLS; encoded by the exons ATGACTGGGGTTTGCCTTCTGAGACTGATTCTAGCTGTAGCAGCTCTCACGGTTTGT AGAGCCCAGCGCAGACTCTCTCCCAGCGGTTTATATGAGAAATCAG GTCTTGTGTGTCTGAATGGAGGGACGTCGGTCTTGTCTCCGTCGGGGCGTCACATGCTCTGTTTCTGTCCTGATGGCTTCAGCGGCTCCAGCTGTGAAAGAG ATGAATCTGTCTCCTGCTTTGACGGGATGGGTCTGCACTACAGAGGTAGCGTGTCCAAATCAGAGAGTGGGCGGGAATGTCTGGAATGGGATCCAGAGAGTGTGCGGGAATTTGGAGCCTATCCCAAGAATCTTGGCCCGGGACGACACAACCACTGCAG AAACCCAGACTACAGCAGCAAACCGTGGTGTTACGTACGGACCGGGTCTAGAATCGTGAAAGAGGACTGCGATATTCCACGATGTGCAAAAGATCACG GCTGGCAGTGTGGCCAGAGGGAGGAGCGGAACATGAAGGTTGTGGGCGGGGCTCTGAGCGCCGTGGAGCGTCACCCGTGGATGGCGGCGGTGTTCAGCAGGAGCGCGCGCGGGAGAGCGTTCACCTGCGGCGGGAGTCTCATCTCGCCCTGCTGGGTCCTCACGGCCGCGCACTGCTTCCCCGACGG CACGAAGACTAGCCTCCATAAACTCTCAGTATTTGTGGGGAAGAACGCCATCAATGAGACGGATGCTCAGAGAGAGCAGGAGCTCAGGGTCTCCGAGCTCTTCATCCATGAACACTTCGACAACACAGACGGCAACTACAACAACGACATCG CGCTGTTGAAGATCCGCAGTCCTGACGGTCGCTGTGCGAAAGAGTCCAGTTCAGTCAAGACGGTCTGCATCCCTGAGGTGCATCAGTCACTCAGTGTTGGGACGTCCTGTGAGGTCACTGGATACGGCAGAGAACAAGAAG gtttGTGGTATTACTCTCAGTATCTCAGAGAAGCAAAGCTCAAGCTGCTGTCCCAGGACGTGTGTTCGAGTAAAGAATATTATGGCAGCATGATCACAGACAACATGTTGTGTGCCGGGAGTCCTGACTGGAGCGCGGACGCGTGTAAG GGTGACTCCGGCGGGCCGCTGGTGTGTCATGTGCGTGACCGTGTGTTTCTGTTCGGTGTGGTGAGTTGGGGAGAGGGATGTTCCAGACAGTCCCGTCCTGGAGTTTATACTAAAGTCAGCAACTATTACAACTGGATCCTGGAGAAAACCGGCCTGCTGTCACTCAGCTGA